A region of the Candidatus Tanganyikabacteria bacterium genome:
CATCCGAATCGAGGGACATCACGCTCCTGCCAAAGTGCGGCCTGTCAAGCGGGAACGGCGCAGTCGAAGAAGAGCAGGAGGCGGCGGGAGCGTTTCAGCATGCTCTGCGTAAGTCTTGATGTTCATTTTCCTCGACTCGGCCCTGGGCGAGTATGACGTCGAGACGCGCCTGGGCGGACTGGAAGTGGTCGCATACTCCGCGTTGCCGAGCGACAAGTGGAAGCGTCTCGAGGTCCTTGGCAACACGATCGATACGATCGCCAAATCTCGCGCGGGGCGACGATCGTGACGCAATGGAGCCAGCGCGCGGATTCGGCGGCGACACGGTCGTGCTTCCTCAGCGGCGCCGGGCCCTGAACTGCACGCCCGGCAAGCCTTTGAAGTCGGGATCCAGGGTCCAGATTTCGGCATCCCGGGCCCGTGCTAATCCCCGGAGCGGCGGTGCCCGCACCTTCGTGTGGATCCCGGTGTTTACGGCAGGTGGACGGGAGCGGCGCTATCGGGTCGCCAGCCTGATCGGCAGGCGGCGGACCACGTGTCCGGCCGCCGCCAGGGCGTTGGCGACGGCCGGGGCGATCGGCGGGACGCCTGGTTCGCCGACGCCGCCGGGGGCCTCGCGGCTGGGCACGATGTGGACGGCGATCTCCGGTGTCTCCGACATGCGCAGCACCGGGTAGCTGTCGAAGTTGGTCTGGAGCACGCGGCCGGCCGCGAAGCCGATCTGGCCGTGCAACGCGGCGCTCAGGCCGAAGACGATCCCCCCCTGCATCTGGGCCTCGACGATGCCCGGGTTGATTACCTGCCCGCAATCGATAGCGCAAGTCACCCGATGCACCCTCGGGCGCCCTTCCTTGACCGACACCTCGGCCACCTGGGCGACGAAACTGCCGTACGACGCGCACACCGCGACGCCGCGGTGCCGACCGGCCGGCACCGCCGCACCCCAGCCTGCCTCGCGAGCCGCGATCTCCAGCACTCGCGCCAGGCGCGGGGCGGTGGCGCGCAGGAGCGAGAGGCGAAACGCGACCGGATCCCGGGCCACGGCGCGGGCGACCTGGTCCATGAAGACCTCGACCGCGAAGGCGTTGCTCGAAAATCCCACGGAGCGCCAGTAGCCCAGCGGAATCCCGGGATCGACCGCCACGTGCCTCACCAGGACATGCGGCACGGCGTAGGGGAAGCCGGCGGCGCCCTCGACCGCCGTTTCATCGATGCCGTCATGGAGCCACTCGGGGGCCTTCTGGCGGTAGATCGACGGCGAAACGAGCTTGTGGGACCAGGCGACCAGAGAGCCATCGCGATCCAGCGCCGCCCGGAGGCGGTGCAGCGACGCCGGGCGGTAGGCGTCATGGCCGAGATCGTCTTCCCGCGACCAGATCAGCTTGACTGGCTTGCCGACGCGCTTGGCGATCGCCACGGCCTGCGCGGCGAAATCGGTCTCGAGCCTGCGGCCGAAGCCGCAGCCCAGTAACGTCGTGTGAACGCGCACCCGCGACTCGGGCACGCCGGCGACGCGTGCGGCGACCTTCTGCACCTCCGACTGCGCCTGGGTGCCGATCCAGACGTCCACGCCGCCCGCATGCACGTGCGCCGTGCAGTTGGGCGGTTCCATGGTGGCGTGGGCGAGGTACGGCAGCCAGAACTCGGCAGCCAGTACGCGGCGACCGGCCGGCGACTTCGGGCGCATGATTGCCGCGATCGCGCGCTCGGCGTCGCCGTCGCGGCGCGCCACGACGCCTCCCTTGCGAGCCGCGGCGCGCAACTCCCCCTCGATCCCGTCGGAAGCGACCCCGTGCAACGGGCCCGGGCCCCAGCGAGCCCGCAAGGCCTCCACTCCCGCCCCTGCCGCGGGGTAGGAGTCGGCCACCACGGCGACGGCGTCGCCCGGGACGGTGCCGGGCGCGGCTTTCAGGCGCAGGACGTGGCACACTCCCGGCACCTTGCGAGCCGCGCCCGACCCGAGACCCTTCAACTTGCCACCGATTTCCGGGGGCATCGCCAGGCGCGCCACGAGGTGCCCGGCGGGCCGGACGTCGAGTCCGAAGGTGGCCTTGCCGGTGATCTTTGGGTGCGTGTCGGTGCGGGGCAGGGGCTTGCCGATCAGGGTGAACTCGCCTTGCCCGAGGTCCACGCGCCCGGGCACGGGCTGGCGCGCCGCCTGGGCGGCCAGCGCGCCGAAAGCCGCCCGCCGCCCGGTCGCCTCATGCAGCACGAAGCCCCCCGAAGCGCGGCATTGCGCTGCCGGCACGCCCCAGGCGGCGGCCGCGGCGCCGACCAGCATCTGCCGGGCGGCGGCACCGGCCTGCCGCAGCGGCATGTAGAGGTCGCGAACGCTGGTGCTGCCGCTGGTGATCTGGAGGCCGTACTGGTCCCGGTAGACCGCGGCGGCCGGCGCCGCCTCGACGCGCACCCGGTCCCACGCGCAGGCGAGTTCCTCGGCGACCAGGGCCGGAAGCGCCGTGTACACGCCCTGCCCCATCTCGGCGCGTGGCACCAGCACCGTGACCGTGCCGTCGGGGTCGACGCGCAGGTAGGCGTTTGGCGCAAACGCCCGGGTGGCGGCCTCGGCCGGCTCCCACTCGAAACCCAGCAGGAGCCCGCCGCCGGCGGCCAGGGCCAGACCGAGGAACTCGCGCCGATCCATCCTGGCCAGTGTACCGACAGCCGGCCGCTTTCGAAACTTAACCCGTCGTTTACCGAATCCTGGCGTTGATTCCCGATAA
Encoded here:
- a CDS encoding xanthine dehydrogenase family protein molybdopterin-binding subunit, with translation MDRREFLGLALAAGGGLLLGFEWEPAEAATRAFAPNAYLRVDPDGTVTVLVPRAEMGQGVYTALPALVAEELACAWDRVRVEAAPAAAVYRDQYGLQITSGSTSVRDLYMPLRQAGAAARQMLVGAAAAAWGVPAAQCRASGGFVLHEATGRRAAFGALAAQAARQPVPGRVDLGQGEFTLIGKPLPRTDTHPKITGKATFGLDVRPAGHLVARLAMPPEIGGKLKGLGSGAARKVPGVCHVLRLKAAPGTVPGDAVAVVADSYPAAGAGVEALRARWGPGPLHGVASDGIEGELRAAARKGGVVARRDGDAERAIAAIMRPKSPAGRRVLAAEFWLPYLAHATMEPPNCTAHVHAGGVDVWIGTQAQSEVQKVAARVAGVPESRVRVHTTLLGCGFGRRLETDFAAQAVAIAKRVGKPVKLIWSREDDLGHDAYRPASLHRLRAALDRDGSLVAWSHKLVSPSIYRQKAPEWLHDGIDETAVEGAAGFPYAVPHVLVRHVAVDPGIPLGYWRSVGFSSNAFAVEVFMDQVARAVARDPVAFRLSLLRATAPRLARVLEIAAREAGWGAAVPAGRHRGVAVCASYGSFVAQVAEVSVKEGRPRVHRVTCAIDCGQVINPGIVEAQMQGGIVFGLSAALHGQIGFAAGRVLQTNFDSYPVLRMSETPEIAVHIVPSREAPGGVGEPGVPPIAPAVANALAAAGHVVRRLPIRLATR